The following coding sequences are from one Scomber japonicus isolate fScoJap1 chromosome 3, fScoJap1.pri, whole genome shotgun sequence window:
- the LOC128355188 gene encoding ras-related protein rab7, translating to MTSRKKVLLKVIILGDSGVGKTSLMNQYVNKKFSNQYKATIGADFLTKEVMVDDRLVTMQIWDTAGQERFQSLGVAFYRGADCCVLVFDVTAPNTFKTLDSWRDEFLIQASPRDPENFPFVVLGNKIDLENRQVTTKRAQAWCQSKNNIPYFETSAKEAINVEQAFQTIARNALKQETEVELYNEFPEPIKLDRNERAKPSAETCSC from the exons ATGACATCAAGGAAGAAAGTACTACTTAAAGTCATCATCCTCGGAGACTCTGG AGTTGGGAAGACTTCATTGATGAACCAGTATGTGAATAAGAAGTTCAGTAACCAGTACAAAGCCACAATAGGTGCTGATTTCTTGACGAAAGAAGTCATGGTGGATGATAGACTTGTCACAATGCAG ATTTGGGACACAGCAGGTCAGGAGAGGTTCCAGTCTTTAGGCGTTGCGTTCTACCGGGGAGCAGACTGCTGTGTGCTGGTGTTTGACGTGACGGCACCCAACACCTTCAAGACTCTAGACAGCTGGAGGGACGAGTTCTTGATCCAGGCCAGCCCTCGAGATCCGGAGAATTTCCCCTTTGTGGTTCTGGGCAACAAGATCGACCTGGAGAACAGACAG GTAACAACCAAGCGAGCACAGGCTTGGTGCCAGAGCAAGAACAACATCCCATATTTTGAAACCAGCGCCAAGGAGGCGATCAATGTGGAGCAGGCCTTCCAGACTATTGCACGCAATGCTCTTAAACAG GAGACCGAAGTGGAGTTGTACAACGAGTTCCCCGAGCCGATAAAGCTAGACAGGAACGAGCGAGCCAAGCCGTCAGCGGAGACCTGCAGCTGCTGA